In a genomic window of Anoxybacter fermentans:
- a CDS encoding ribonuclease J, with amino-acid sequence MSKTNEPQISIIPLGGRKEIGNNMIVIEDDENIIVLDSGIMFPQDDQYGVDLIMPDITYLIDNKDKILGFFISHGHEDHIGAIPYVLREINVPIYGTRLTLGLIQLKLKEFGLHHDAQLIELAPGEKITVGNFTVEFIHINHSIPDSVAMAIKTKVGTILYTGDYKFDHTPIDGKPANLQRLGEIGSEGVLALLGDSTNAEREGTTLSEQVVSKTIEDVFKLSNNRIIISTFSTNIHRIQQIFTAAWKTGRKVAITGRSMINVINIASQLGYLNIPEGTLIELRKTKSLKPNQIVLLMTGSQGEPTAALTRISRGDHRQIEIIPGDTVILSSMPIPGNERSISQTINHLYQQGAEVLYDGMIDAHASGHACQEELKLMINLIRPKFLIPVHGEYRHLYHHAKLAEQVGIPKENIFITDNGVRLNLTSDRCWVAGSVPSGEVMIDGLGIGDVGNIVLKERKMLSENGIVIVSLTIDGKKAKVLAGPDIISRGFVYIRKSKELIEEAQDLAREALKELEAKNITDWSAIKKAVIDSIDNYLFQKTRRKPLILPVIMEI; translated from the coding sequence ATGTCCAAAACAAATGAGCCACAAATTTCAATTATTCCTCTTGGCGGCCGTAAAGAAATTGGGAATAATATGATTGTTATTGAGGATGATGAAAATATCATTGTTCTGGACTCAGGAATCATGTTTCCTCAGGATGATCAATACGGTGTAGATTTAATCATGCCCGATATTACATACCTAATAGATAATAAAGATAAAATTCTGGGATTTTTTATTTCTCACGGTCATGAAGACCATATTGGTGCCATTCCCTATGTATTACGTGAAATTAATGTTCCCATTTATGGTACACGACTGACTCTGGGGCTAATCCAGCTTAAATTAAAGGAATTTGGCCTGCATCATGATGCTCAATTAATTGAACTTGCTCCAGGTGAAAAGATAACTGTCGGGAACTTTACCGTCGAATTTATTCACATCAATCATAGCATTCCTGACTCAGTTGCTATGGCAATTAAAACCAAAGTTGGAACAATCCTTTATACCGGTGACTATAAATTCGATCATACTCCTATTGATGGTAAACCTGCAAACCTGCAACGCCTGGGGGAAATTGGCTCTGAAGGAGTACTGGCTTTATTAGGGGATAGTACCAATGCCGAAAGGGAAGGAACAACCCTTTCTGAACAGGTGGTTAGCAAAACAATAGAGGATGTTTTTAAGTTGTCCAATAATCGGATAATTATCTCTACCTTTTCAACTAACATTCATCGAATTCAACAAATCTTTACTGCTGCCTGGAAAACAGGTCGAAAAGTCGCCATTACCGGCCGAAGTATGATAAATGTTATCAATATTGCATCCCAACTTGGATATTTGAATATACCTGAGGGAACATTGATTGAACTGAGAAAAACCAAAAGTCTTAAACCTAATCAAATTGTTTTACTGATGACCGGCAGTCAGGGTGAGCCAACAGCAGCCCTGACACGAATTTCCCGAGGTGACCATCGTCAAATCGAAATTATACCCGGAGATACTGTAATTCTCTCTTCCATGCCCATTCCAGGAAATGAACGTTCTATCAGTCAAACCATTAATCACCTCTATCAACAGGGAGCAGAAGTCCTCTATGATGGAATGATTGACGCCCATGCATCAGGCCATGCCTGTCAGGAAGAGCTCAAACTAATGATAAATCTGATTAGACCAAAATTTTTAATCCCGGTTCATGGCGAATACCGCCATCTCTACCACCATGCCAAATTAGCTGAGCAGGTGGGAATTCCTAAAGAAAACATCTTTATTACAGATAATGGAGTCAGACTTAATCTGACCAGTGACCGCTGTTGGGTTGCGGGTAGTGTTCCATCTGGTGAAGTCATGATCGACGGACTGGGTATCGGGGATGTTGGAAATATTGTCTTAAAGGAACGAAAAATGTTATCTGAAAACGGTATCGTGATCGTCTCTCTCACCATCGATGGCAAAAAAGCTAAAGTACTTGCAGGGCCAGATATCATCTCCCGCGGATTTGTCTATATCAGAAAATCCAAAGAATTAATCGAAGAAGCTCAAGACCTGGCCAGAGAAGCTTTAAAAGAGCTCGAAGCAAAAAATATAACTGATTGGTCAGCGATAAAAAAAGCAGTTATCGATTCCATCGACAACTACTTATTTCAAAAGACCAGACGAAAACCCTTAATTTTACCTGTCATTATGGAAATTTAG
- a CDS encoding DUF4129 domain-containing protein, whose protein sequence is MRLKTFNLLENLLGRIFFAIFYTLATFPWVYGLFRIFTETYIKEESVWFFGAAIIVGSGILVLNQRLHQGFWAKFFILLVFIGADMILTYLAGFSLEQKINTLFSPFWFGILIMGGYLLLGMIRYEKILNSGEIDFMSDFGVWSTAMIFALFLKDRFLCPITFYHILYFFLSGIALGIYHKYLDIKDGSEQNRLSWILVVLIVIIFVSLFAIIFTFGFSIKTMQMLLIPLVWAVQLLEKIFLKLLFYILIMLEPLLNQIIAFLQNIILNTKEDSLSDNKLMDLNSITERLQNPQPTGDYTWVFKTLIIFTAFLILVYLIKKFNPRREKELGYEEVRESVFDPAELKNDFLKMIRSFVSRFNRTKLSNLSVYDGSSYVIKIREIYYYFIKIFQKWIPFKKYFTPADYLKKLESKFPEFGHPIRTITGIYEMARYSPQVGAEELREIEKAYQQIMRVLSEKEDN, encoded by the coding sequence ATGAGATTAAAAACATTCAATTTGCTGGAGAATCTACTGGGTAGGATATTCTTTGCCATATTTTATACTCTAGCAACCTTTCCCTGGGTTTACGGTCTTTTTCGTATTTTTACTGAGACTTACATAAAGGAAGAGTCAGTCTGGTTTTTTGGAGCTGCAATTATAGTAGGGAGTGGAATTTTAGTTCTGAACCAGAGATTGCATCAGGGGTTTTGGGCCAAATTTTTTATTCTACTGGTTTTTATTGGAGCAGATATGATTTTAACTTATCTGGCTGGTTTTTCACTAGAGCAGAAGATAAATACATTATTTTCACCTTTTTGGTTTGGAATATTGATAATGGGAGGATATTTACTCCTCGGCATGATAAGATATGAGAAGATATTAAACTCAGGAGAGATTGATTTTATGTCAGATTTCGGTGTTTGGTCAACTGCAATGATTTTTGCCCTTTTTTTAAAAGATAGATTTTTATGTCCTATTACTTTTTACCATATTTTATATTTCTTTCTCTCAGGTATAGCTTTGGGGATCTATCACAAATATTTAGATATTAAAGATGGTTCTGAACAAAATCGTCTTTCCTGGATTCTGGTGGTTCTGATCGTTATTATTTTTGTTTCATTGTTTGCCATCATCTTTACTTTTGGTTTTTCTATTAAAACCATGCAAATGTTATTAATACCTCTGGTCTGGGCAGTGCAGCTTTTAGAGAAGATTTTTCTTAAGCTTCTCTTCTATATATTAATTATGTTGGAACCATTACTCAATCAAATCATTGCTTTTCTACAAAACATTATTCTGAATACGAAAGAAGACAGTTTATCCGATAATAAACTTATGGATTTAAACAGCATAACCGAAAGACTACAAAATCCTCAACCTACTGGGGATTATACCTGGGTCTTTAAGACTTTGATTATCTTTACAGCTTTTTTGATTCTGGTTTATTTAATCAAAAAATTTAATCCCCGCCGTGAAAAGGAGTTAGGATATGAAGAAGTACGGGAATCGGTTTTTGATCCGGCAGAACTGAAAAATGATTTTTTGAAGATGATCAGATCTTTTGTTAGTCGATTTAATCGTACAAAGCTATCTAATCTCTCCGTTTACGATGGCAGCAGTTATGTTATCAAGATTAGAGAAATTTATTACTATTTTATAAAAATATTCCAAAAATGGATTCCCTTTAAAAAATATTTTACACCGGCTGACTATTTGAAAAAGTTGGAATCTAAATTTCCTGAGTTTGGCCATCCTATTAGAACTATAACCGGAATTTATGAAATGGCACGTTATAGTCCGCAGGTTGGTGCAGAAGAATTACGGGAGATAGAAAAAGCCTATCAACAGATTATGAGAGTTTTATCTGAAAAAGAAGATAATTAA
- a CDS encoding DUF58 domain-containing protein: MLKKSRLPLLILFLLIAIFKRNLFLILGIMFILAITATIAIWNRFCFSKLKIRRSLTRDHIFLGEESQYVIEVENRKPLPIFWLQVTDHITKGINFRKSEMLSNLIGSQYNIFTDVFSLKWYEKVIRKYPVMPIRRGYFTFGKGQLKTTDLFGMNTMTLEEKGMAHLLVYPRIVPIEKFGLPTVNPFGSKRVNWWIYEDPGNRVGIRPYQRGDRLNQINWKATARHQKLQSYEIKPTMDTRLYIILNAKLFNNHWEGYNLDSFELAVMCAASVADYGLRQNYQVGFLTNGIIYEKALFVKILPGKSSNQRQKILKALAMIEPYHQKEIDQIIYRELPKMGIGTVIVFITVIMNKELLDCIRLLKVRGYFPTVIKIGEMEEELRSKLTGIPIYLVSEERLWNEIKNIQFAGESTG; the protein is encoded by the coding sequence GTTGAAAAAAAGTAGGCTTCCTCTCCTGATTCTATTTTTACTGATTGCAATATTTAAGCGGAATCTTTTTTTAATTTTGGGGATTATGTTTATTTTAGCTATTACTGCTACAATTGCTATCTGGAATCGCTTTTGTTTTTCTAAACTGAAGATCCGTCGTAGTTTGACGAGGGATCATATTTTTCTGGGGGAAGAGTCTCAGTATGTAATAGAGGTTGAAAATCGCAAACCTTTACCTATTTTTTGGTTACAGGTTACTGATCATATAACAAAAGGTATAAACTTTCGTAAATCTGAGATGTTATCCAATCTTATTGGAAGCCAGTATAACATATTTACTGATGTCTTCAGTTTAAAATGGTATGAAAAAGTAATCCGGAAATATCCAGTTATGCCTATCCGGCGGGGTTATTTTACCTTTGGTAAAGGTCAGTTGAAGACCACAGACCTTTTTGGAATGAATACCATGACTTTAGAAGAAAAAGGGATGGCTCATCTTCTGGTTTATCCTAGAATTGTTCCCATAGAAAAGTTTGGTCTTCCTACCGTTAATCCCTTTGGGTCTAAACGGGTTAACTGGTGGATTTATGAAGATCCGGGTAATAGAGTTGGTATACGTCCATATCAGAGGGGTGATCGATTAAATCAGATTAATTGGAAGGCTACAGCCCGTCATCAAAAACTTCAGTCCTACGAAATTAAACCGACTATGGATACCAGACTCTATATTATTTTAAATGCTAAATTATTTAATAATCATTGGGAAGGTTATAATTTGGACAGTTTTGAATTAGCAGTAATGTGTGCAGCTTCTGTAGCAGATTATGGGCTTAGGCAAAATTACCAGGTGGGTTTTTTAACCAATGGAATTATCTATGAAAAGGCTTTATTTGTCAAAATATTGCCTGGGAAATCTTCAAATCAGCGGCAAAAGATTTTAAAAGCCCTGGCTATGATTGAACCATATCACCAAAAAGAGATAGATCAAATAATCTATCGGGAATTACCCAAAATGGGAATTGGAACAGTAATTGTTTTTATTACTGTTATAATGAACAAAGAGCTTTTGGATTGCATAAGGCTTCTTAAGGTACGTGGCTATTTTCCTACTGTTATCAAAATTGGTGAAATGGAAGAAGAATTGAGGAGTAAGTTGACTGGTATTCCGATTTATTTAGTTAGCGAGGAGAGATTATGGAATGAGATTAAAAACATTCAATTTGCTGGAGAATCTACTGGGTAG
- a CDS encoding hydrolase — protein sequence MSDSSSSIQDQSDWDNKELIWDRKAFYVIKTPTIFDLPVGLEQNIKKAFRLAREEGYQIPSHPIILMRSGLFYGEVLVEISGIVTPGGNIRIFNDVSVYTTRPGKSRKELKKNARKLLRKLRKEGKKFTHIYYWYQMPSYCNKSTLQIGLLALGA from the coding sequence ATGTCTGATTCCAGTAGTTCGATCCAGGATCAAAGTGATTGGGATAATAAAGAACTGATCTGGGATCGTAAAGCCTTTTATGTAATTAAAACACCTACAATTTTCGATTTACCAGTGGGACTTGAACAGAATATAAAAAAGGCATTTCGTTTGGCACGGGAAGAAGGCTATCAAATTCCTTCACATCCTATTATTCTGATGAGAAGCGGTCTGTTTTATGGGGAAGTGTTAGTAGAAATCAGCGGCATTGTGACACCGGGTGGAAATATCCGAATCTTTAATGATGTTTCAGTTTATACTACCAGACCCGGAAAGTCAAGAAAAGAGTTAAAAAAGAATGCCCGTAAACTTTTAAGAAAACTTCGAAAAGAAGGTAAAAAATTTACTCATATTTACTATTGGTATCAAATGCCTTCTTATTGCAATAAGAGCACTCTTCAAATAGGTTTATTGGCATTAGGAGCATAA